One genomic segment of Hypomesus transpacificus isolate Combined female chromosome 5, fHypTra1, whole genome shotgun sequence includes these proteins:
- the ube2g1a gene encoding ubiquitin-conjugating enzyme E2 G1a — MTEPQSVLLLRRQLAELNKNPVEGFSAGLIDDNDLYRWEVLIIGPPDTLYEGGVFKAHLTFPKDYPLRPPKMKFITDIWHPNVDKNGDVCISILHEPGEDKYGYEKPEERWLPIHTVETIMISVISMLADPNGDSPANVDAAKEWREDRHGEFKRKVARCVRKSQETAFE; from the exons ATGACGGAGCCTCAGTCGGTGCTGTTACTTAGAAGACAGCTAGCAG AGCTGAATAAAAACCCTGTGGAGGGATTCTCAGCAGGCCTGATAGACGATAATGACCTCTACAGATGGGAAGTCTTAATCATCGGCCCCCCAGATACATTATA CGAAGGTGGTGTGTTTAAAGCCCATCTTACATTTCCCAAAGATTACCCCCTCAGGCCACCTAAAATGAAATTCATCACCGATATATGGCACCCAAATG tGGACAAGAACGGTGACGTATGTATTTCTATTTTGCACGAGCCTGGGGAGGATAAGTATGGCTATGAGAAGCCAGAGGAGCGTTGGCTACCCATCCACACAGTGGAAACCATCATGATTAGTGTCATCTCCATGCTGGCAGACCCAAATGGGGACTCGCCCGCCAACGTGGATGCTGCG AAAGAGTGGAGGGAAGATAGACATGGTGAATTCAAAAGGAAAGTTGCCCGATGTGTAAGAAAGAGCCAAGAGACTGCCTTTGAGTGA
- the spns3 gene encoding protein spinster homolog 3, with product METTGPVMSRQDGKTTCLSLRSTSGPRYGSISDPPLTEAPPAESRVISPKRSYIAVAVLCYVNLINYIDRYTIAGVLLNIQKFFEISDSTSGLLQTVFIFSFIFLAPIFGYLGDRYNRKFIMIGALTVWLMTALGSSFVSESKFWLLVFLRALVGTGEAGYSTIAPTIIGDLFSGTKRTLMISAFYIFIPVGSGLGYIIGSSVTSATGDWRWALRLVPILGSLGLVLLVVLCPNPPRGGADTHRESLAAHSPYMEDIKYLLKNKSYVWSSLGVTAMAFLTGALAFWTPTFLSRAQVSQGIRPPCTTEPCDPSDSYIFGAVTVVTGILGVTLGSTLSRKLRDKVPNIDPLICAVGMLSSAPCLFTAIILASTSIPATYVFIGIGGTLISLNWPILADILLYVVVPTKRATAEALQIVVLHLLGDAGSPYLIGVISDTLSTYEPASDAWSFRSLEYSLLLCPFMGVVGGLFFLMTALYITQDRKDAQLLTSGQPPPDALNTRIHSTLELEGQSEVCG from the exons ATGGAGACAACTGGACCAGTAATGTCTCGCCAAGATGGGAAGACAACCTGTCTGAGTTTAAGATCAACGTCCGGTCCTCGCTATGGATCTATTTCTGACCCCCCACTAACTGAGGCCCCCCCTGCGGAGAGCAGGGTGATCTCACCAAAGCGCTCCTACATAGCAGTGGCTGTTCTCTGCTATGTGAACTTAATCAACTACATCGATCGATACACAATCGCAG GAGTCCTTCTGAATATCCAGAAATTCTTTGAAATCAGTGACAGCACCTCTGGACTGTTACAGACAG TTTTCATCTTCAGTTTCATATTCTTGGCTCCTATCTTTGGCTACCTTGGTGACCGATACAACAGGAAGTTCATCATGATTGGTGCGCTGACTGTGTGGCTTATGACTGCCTTGGGCAGCTCTTTCGTCTCCGAGTCG AAGTTCTGGTTGTTGGTGTTTCTGAGAGCACTCGTTGGCACAGGAGAGGCAGGGTACTCCACCATCGCCCCCACCATCATAGGGGACCTCTTCTCTGGCACCAAGAGGACCTTGATGATCTCGGCCTTCTACATTTTCATCCCTGTTGGAAG TGGCCTTGGATACATAATAGGATCCTCCGTTACCAGCGCTACAGGGGACTGGCGATGGGCCCTTCGG CTGGTCCCCATCTTGGGCTCCCTGGGGCTGGTGCTGCTGGTCGTCCTGTGTCCCAACCCCCCCAGAGGGGGAGCAGACACCCACAGAGAGAGCCTGGCAGCCCACAGCCCCTACATGGAGGATATCAAGTACCTTTTGAAAAA TAAGAGTTATGTGTGGTCCTCTCTGGGAGTGACAGCCATGGCCTTCCTGACGGGGGCCCTGGCCTTCTGGACCCCCACATTCCTCTCCAGAGCTCAGGTGTCTCAGGGGATCCGGCCCCCCTGCACCACGGAACCCTGCGACCCCTCTGACAG TTACATCTTTGGTGCCGTGACGGTGGTGACAGGGATTCTCGGGGTGACCCTGGGTTCCACCCTCTCCAGGAAGCTGAGGGACAAGGTCCCCAACATTGACCCGCTCATCTGCGCCGTGGGCATGCTCAGCTCCGCCCCCTGTCTCTTCACAGCCATCATACTAGCGTCCACAAGCATTCCAGCCACTTAT GTGTTCATTGGCATTGGGGGGACCCTTATATCTCTGAACTGGCCCATCTTGGCTGACATCTTGCTG TATGTCGTCGTACCAACCAAAAGAGCCACAGCTGAAGCTCTTCAGATTGTCGTCCTTCACCTTCTGGGGGATGCGGGGAGTCCATACCTGATAGGCGTG ATCTCAGACACCCTGAGCACTTACGAACCTGCGTCTGACGCGTGGAGCTTCCGGAGCTTGGAGTACAGCTTGCTGCTCTGCCCCTTCATGGGGGTAGTGGGGGGGCTGTTCTTCCTCATGACGGCCCTCTACATCACACAGGACCGGAAGGACGCCCAGCTGCTGACTTCAG GACAGCCTCCTCCTGACGCTCTCAACACTAGGATCCACTCAACCCTAGAGTTAGAAGGTCAGTCTGAGGTCTGTGGATAA